One Planctomycetota bacterium DNA window includes the following coding sequences:
- a CDS encoding HEAT repeat domain-containing protein, translating into MFIFLAAALLQDPWTDFPRLAADPNPGRRTQAVESLRPFRNLRMAQALLPLLGDPHPRVRLRASEALRETDPTGLAFLARTGLRHPSPLVRRETCAVLAAAASADARPMLLERLADPDPSVRGAAAAALAAFPDPDAARRLEEAFRHERDWPLRAFGLETLARRDPDRAAALLEEAARDRHPHVRLVAAETAARRGSAETLAELLADPDWRVRSAAAQAAAARGEPALAGPLIERLGREKGRLRAECADALRRLTGKDLGLEPGPWKAWWEARSQTPAAPPARESRVSFFDIPVLSDRLLFLIDLSGSMREPSPGGGTKLDAARRGLLETLRALPPATRFGIVGLGCDDEGRSLDPEKKTWQGRPVLLPALPAVKADAERWLAALEARGWTDLYDGIARAFEAPDVDTIYLYSDGGASKGTFVAASDILSQVAALNRFRRIVIHAVEVPADRILPDNRRLLRRLAEDSGGTFRPAAPDPASKRR; encoded by the coding sequence ATGTTCATCTTCCTCGCCGCCGCCCTCCTCCAGGACCCTTGGACCGACTTCCCCCGCCTCGCCGCCGACCCCAACCCCGGCCGGCGCACCCAAGCCGTCGAATCCCTCCGCCCCTTCCGAAACCTCCGCATGGCTCAGGCCCTCCTCCCCCTCCTCGGCGACCCCCACCCCCGCGTGCGCCTCCGCGCGTCCGAAGCCCTCCGGGAAACCGACCCGACCGGACTCGCCTTCCTCGCCCGAACCGGCCTGCGCCATCCCTCCCCCCTCGTCCGCCGGGAAACCTGCGCCGTCCTGGCCGCCGCCGCCTCCGCCGACGCGCGGCCCATGCTCCTCGAACGCCTGGCCGACCCCGACCCCTCCGTCCGCGGAGCCGCCGCGGCCGCCCTGGCCGCCTTCCCCGACCCGGACGCCGCCCGCCGCCTCGAAGAGGCTTTCCGCCACGAACGCGACTGGCCCCTGCGCGCCTTCGGACTCGAAACCCTTGCCCGCCGGGATCCCGACCGGGCCGCCGCCCTCCTCGAAGAGGCCGCCCGCGACCGCCACCCCCACGTGCGCCTCGTGGCCGCCGAAACCGCCGCCCGCCGCGGCTCCGCGGAAACCCTCGCCGAACTCCTCGCCGACCCCGACTGGCGCGTCCGCTCCGCCGCCGCCCAGGCCGCCGCTGCGCGGGGCGAGCCCGCCCTCGCGGGCCCCCTCATCGAGCGCCTCGGCCGCGAAAAGGGCCGCCTCCGCGCCGAATGCGCCGACGCCCTCCGGCGCCTCACGGGCAAAGACCTCGGCCTCGAGCCCGGCCCCTGGAAGGCCTGGTGGGAGGCCCGGTCCCAGACACCGGCCGCCCCGCCCGCCCGGGAATCCCGCGTTTCCTTCTTCGACATCCCCGTCCTCTCCGACCGCCTCCTCTTTCTCATCGACCTGTCCGGCTCCATGCGCGAACCTTCCCCCGGCGGCGGAACGAAACTCGACGCCGCCCGCCGCGGCCTCCTCGAAACCCTCCGCGCCCTCCCGCCGGCGACCCGATTCGGCATCGTGGGCCTGGGCTGCGACGACGAGGGACGCTCCCTCGACCCCGAAAAGAAAACCTGGCAGGGGCGCCCCGTCCTTCTGCCCGCCCTGCCGGCCGTCAAGGCCGACGCCGAACGCTGGCTGGCCGCCCTCGAGGCCCGCGGCTGGACCGACCTTTACGACGGGATCGCCCGCGCCTTCGAGGCTCCCGACGTGGACACGATCTACCTCTACTCCGACGGCGGAGCCTCCAAGGGCACGTTCGTCGCCGCCTCCGACATCCTCTCCCAGGTCGCCGCCCTCAACCGCTTCCGCCGGATCGTGATCCACGCCGTCGAAGTGCCCGCCGATCGGATCCTTCCCGACAACCGCCGGCTGCTGCGCCGCCTGGCCGAAGACTCCGGCGGGACCTTCCGCCCCGCCGCCCCCGATCCCGCGAGCAAGCGCCGTTGA
- a CDS encoding RNA polymerase sigma factor, producing the protein MPTRSIPVLTDEQLIELLKKGDRKAGDALVQRHHRLVARAVYEVVRDLAAVEDLIQEIFMKAFRKVDLYNPAQGKFTVWLTTVARHEAINHLRRLKRSRHVSLEDTAPEGGFSPIERPSQQVSKRETWGKVIEAIHRLPEPARTILIQRILESKPFDHIAKLLKQPVDTVKTIYYRNTESLRKRLGIPGL; encoded by the coding sequence ATGCCGACGCGGAGCATCCCCGTCCTGACGGACGAACAGCTCATCGAGCTCCTCAAGAAAGGCGATCGGAAGGCGGGCGACGCCCTCGTCCAGCGCCACCACCGCCTCGTGGCCCGCGCGGTCTACGAGGTGGTCCGCGACCTGGCGGCCGTGGAAGACCTCATCCAGGAAATTTTCATGAAGGCCTTCCGGAAGGTGGACCTCTACAACCCCGCGCAGGGAAAGTTCACCGTCTGGCTGACGACCGTGGCCCGGCACGAGGCGATCAACCACCTGCGGCGCCTGAAGCGATCCCGCCACGTGTCGCTCGAAGACACGGCCCCCGAGGGAGGATTTTCGCCCATCGAGCGGCCCAGCCAGCAGGTCTCCAAGCGCGAAACCTGGGGCAAGGTGATCGAGGCCATTCACCGCCTCCCCGAGCCCGCCCGCACGATCCTGATCCAGCGGATCCTGGAGTCCAAGCCCTTCGACCACATCGCCAAGCTCCTCAAGCAGCCGGTCGACACGGTCAAGACGATCTACTACCGCAACACCGAATCGCTGAGGAAGCGGCTGGGAATCCCGGGGCTCTGA
- a CDS encoding M48 family metalloprotease translates to MRFGIAGVLGVAVAASACRPAPKLTESQEYFMGRSVAALAIERDGLSPDRALEEYVNLVGATIALESDRPETFRGYTFGILDSEDINAFAGASGFIFVTKGALRAMKNEDELAGVLAHEIAHVCLRHPEIAAQAAAERTGLMEFAQEFQALAGLAAGIAGALGRSDTERWLKTAQEAAPVFGKATAEMYDAVSKGYGREEELAADRMAVDLLTREGVRYSPTAYKEFIARLPQKGGAWGTHPGLQGRVQAIEEEIRKRGAAALPVEPARTQRFRTFTASLKPQ, encoded by the coding sequence ATGCGCTTCGGGATCGCGGGGGTTTTGGGGGTGGCCGTCGCGGCGTCGGCCTGCCGTCCGGCGCCCAAGCTCACCGAGAGCCAGGAGTACTTCATGGGCCGCAGCGTCGCGGCTCTGGCGATCGAGCGGGACGGGCTTTCTCCCGATCGCGCCCTCGAGGAGTACGTCAACCTCGTGGGGGCCACGATCGCGCTGGAGTCGGACCGGCCGGAGACGTTTCGGGGGTACACGTTCGGAATCCTGGACTCCGAGGACATCAACGCGTTCGCCGGGGCGAGCGGGTTCATCTTCGTGACGAAGGGCGCGCTCCGGGCGATGAAGAACGAGGACGAGCTGGCCGGGGTGCTGGCGCACGAGATCGCGCACGTGTGCCTGCGGCATCCGGAGATCGCCGCGCAGGCGGCGGCCGAGCGGACGGGCCTGATGGAGTTCGCCCAGGAGTTCCAGGCTCTGGCGGGGCTGGCGGCCGGCATCGCCGGCGCCCTCGGCCGGTCGGACACGGAGCGCTGGCTGAAGACCGCCCAGGAGGCGGCGCCCGTCTTCGGGAAGGCCACGGCGGAAATGTACGACGCGGTCTCCAAGGGCTACGGCCGCGAGGAGGAGCTGGCCGCCGACCGGATGGCGGTGGATCTGCTCACGCGGGAAGGCGTGCGGTATTCGCCCACGGCGTACAAGGAATTCATCGCCCGGCTGCCTCAGAAGGGAGGCGCGTGGGGGACGCACCCGGGCCTCCAGGGCCGGGTGCAGGCGATCGAGGAAGAGATCCGCAAGCGCGGGGCGGCCGCCCTCCCGGTGGAGCCCGCGCGCACGCAGAGGTTCCGGACGTTTACGGCTTCCCTGAAGCCTCAATGA
- a CDS encoding adenylate/guanylate cyclase domain-containing protein, which yields MGRLAGALAVGAGSALLAALLDRAGLLEPWELGTRDLRARFTLPAGDPPAGGEIVLVMVTDETLALVEEHAKMSWPWDRELYALVVEAAARGGAAAILFDILLHEAGPDPDKLEEALRRAPPAYLAASFREKAPPRKLRPWEPEILARGAIEVDSDGSVALEESFEDVRLPSPEFARAARGFSGISNPRDRDGVIRRYRLIYRYRGRDYPSMALAALLAREGTSRVRIRDRVLTAGRRSFPVEPDGTILLRYYRPGTAFPWRAAWNVINAMAPGEGAPAAPFRPEELSGKIVVFGVSASGLTDLRVTPVSPVMPGPEIHAVALANLLGGVPLREAPGWGSVLGLVVLAFGVAIGTRLASAAAGGALAAGALFGGAAGATALYRAGWAVDLVAPLGAGIFSYAAASAVNFLIEGRQRRRIKREFQRYVAPQVVEKILAQPDALRLEGERKTLTIFFMDFAGFTALSEKIDPQELVRLVSAYHDEAAAEIFAAEGTIDKYIGDAIMAFWNDPIEQPDHAARACRAAVGAQRRLRALAARMRERGLPEMRARIGINTGVATVGDMGARGQVNYTAIGDEVNLASRLEGANKEFGTEILVSEATWISARGTVEGRELALLRVKGKSRPVRVFEIWAPDGEEAAGRKEAARRFEAALADFRARRFGEASAVFAGLAREGDAASEVYRALCERYRSEPPPGDWDGAYQMESK from the coding sequence ATGGGTCGGCTCGCGGGGGCCCTGGCCGTCGGGGCCGGTTCGGCCCTTCTGGCGGCGCTTCTCGATCGGGCGGGGCTTCTGGAACCCTGGGAGCTCGGCACGCGCGATCTGCGCGCCCGCTTCACCCTTCCCGCCGGCGATCCTCCCGCGGGCGGGGAGATCGTTCTCGTCATGGTGACCGACGAGACGCTGGCGCTCGTCGAAGAGCACGCCAAGATGTCCTGGCCGTGGGACCGCGAGCTTTACGCGCTGGTCGTCGAGGCCGCCGCGCGCGGCGGGGCGGCGGCGATCCTCTTCGACATCCTCCTTCACGAGGCGGGTCCGGACCCGGATAAGCTGGAGGAGGCGCTCCGGCGGGCCCCGCCCGCGTACCTGGCGGCTTCCTTCCGGGAGAAGGCGCCTCCGCGGAAGCTTCGTCCGTGGGAGCCGGAGATTCTCGCCCGCGGGGCGATCGAGGTGGACTCCGACGGGAGCGTGGCGCTCGAGGAGTCCTTCGAGGACGTGCGGCTTCCGAGTCCCGAGTTCGCGCGCGCGGCGCGCGGCTTCTCCGGAATCTCGAATCCCCGCGATCGGGACGGGGTCATCCGCCGGTACCGGCTGATCTACCGCTACCGGGGACGCGACTATCCCTCGATGGCCCTGGCGGCGCTCCTGGCGCGCGAAGGGACCTCGCGGGTGCGGATCCGGGATCGCGTTCTGACGGCGGGCCGCCGGTCGTTTCCGGTCGAGCCGGACGGCACGATTCTTCTGCGCTACTACCGTCCGGGGACGGCGTTTCCCTGGCGGGCGGCGTGGAACGTGATCAACGCCATGGCGCCCGGCGAGGGGGCTCCGGCGGCGCCGTTCCGCCCGGAGGAACTGTCCGGGAAGATCGTCGTGTTCGGCGTGAGCGCTTCGGGCCTGACGGATCTCCGGGTGACGCCGGTGTCGCCGGTCATGCCCGGGCCGGAGATTCACGCCGTGGCCCTGGCGAATCTTCTGGGGGGCGTGCCGCTGCGCGAGGCGCCGGGGTGGGGGTCCGTTCTGGGGCTGGTGGTTCTCGCCTTCGGGGTGGCGATCGGGACGCGGCTGGCGTCCGCGGCGGCGGGAGGGGCGCTGGCGGCGGGGGCGCTGTTCGGCGGGGCGGCGGGGGCCACGGCTCTTTACCGCGCGGGCTGGGCGGTGGATCTCGTGGCTCCGCTGGGGGCGGGGATTTTCTCCTACGCGGCCGCGAGCGCCGTCAATTTCCTCATCGAAGGCCGCCAGCGCCGGCGCATCAAGCGGGAGTTTCAGCGGTACGTGGCGCCCCAGGTGGTGGAGAAAATCCTGGCCCAGCCGGACGCCCTGCGTCTCGAGGGCGAGCGCAAGACCCTCACGATCTTCTTCATGGATTTCGCCGGATTCACGGCGCTTTCCGAGAAGATCGACCCCCAGGAGCTCGTGCGGCTCGTGAGCGCCTACCATGACGAGGCGGCCGCGGAGATCTTCGCCGCCGAGGGGACGATCGACAAGTACATCGGGGACGCCATCATGGCCTTCTGGAACGACCCGATCGAGCAGCCCGACCACGCCGCCCGGGCGTGCCGGGCGGCGGTGGGGGCGCAGCGGCGGCTGCGGGCGCTGGCGGCCCGGATGCGGGAACGGGGCCTCCCCGAGATGCGCGCCCGGATCGGGATCAACACGGGCGTGGCCACCGTGGGGGACATGGGCGCGCGGGGCCAGGTCAATTACACCGCGATCGGGGACGAGGTGAACCTGGCGTCCCGGCTGGAGGGAGCCAACAAGGAGTTCGGGACGGAGATTCTCGTGAGCGAGGCGACCTGGATCTCCGCGCGCGGGACGGTCGAAGGCCGGGAGCTGGCGCTTCTCCGGGTGAAGGGCAAGAGCCGGCCGGTGCGGGTCTTCGAGATCTGGGCTCCGGACGGGGAAGAGGCGGCCGGGCGGAAAGAGGCCGCCCGGAGGTTCGAGGCGGCGCTGGCGGACTTCCGGGCGCGCCGGTTCGGCGAGGCGTCCGCGGTCTTCGCCGGGCTGGCCCGGGAGGGAGACGCCGCGTCCGAAGTCTACCGGGCGCTGTGTGAGCGGTATCGTTCCGAGCCCCCTCCGGGGGACTGGGACGGGGCCTACCAGATGGAATCGAAGTAG
- a CDS encoding PP2C family protein-serine/threonine phosphatase: protein MSTGAPSHDTIARTNEFEVTAAERDPFLLVTLRGRFTDELLAVLQKHVFLQLRSLALECSALSGITMAFTRSVYYAAQALRSQGHALVVLSPPESFRGFLKLLGADVQRLPILLSDAQLPAKAADAAAAAEKLDRELQQIRRELESNALWQLVDREHCWMCPFCGELRDTVRIPSRLSIAQAAVEKVWRHLNFECRSYTAAQPRYQPREELEARIREINQLKLAASVNRVEALQTKVQKLEEKAQWATHLEKGVKIAATRQRKLLPTRPPQVAGCDIAYTYRPAEELSGDFFDFVDLGAGRVAFVIGDVSGHGIEAGILMGMTKKVLSIRLGEMGDPVAAVRKTNADLVKDMDRSSFVTAAVVVFDPAARALVCARAGHNPPLLYNPARGPAPLRLEGGGLMLGMAAPDVFDAQLVPQTVEARSGDVLLLYTDGLEEGKNAAGEEFGLARIVSVLQAEGAKPAAYVLGALFYEFDRFSGGVVQEDDLTAICVKFR, encoded by the coding sequence ATGTCCACGGGAGCGCCGTCCCACGATACGATCGCGCGGACGAATGAGTTCGAGGTGACCGCCGCGGAGCGGGACCCGTTTCTTCTGGTCACGCTCCGGGGGCGCTTCACGGACGAGCTTCTGGCGGTGCTCCAGAAGCACGTGTTTCTCCAGCTCCGCAGCCTGGCCCTGGAGTGCAGCGCGCTCTCCGGGATCACGATGGCCTTCACCCGGAGCGTGTACTACGCCGCGCAGGCGCTCCGGAGCCAGGGACACGCGCTCGTGGTCCTGAGCCCGCCCGAGTCGTTCCGCGGATTCCTCAAGCTCCTGGGGGCGGACGTTCAGCGGCTGCCCATTCTCCTGTCCGACGCGCAGCTTCCCGCCAAGGCGGCGGACGCGGCGGCGGCGGCCGAGAAGCTCGACCGGGAACTCCAGCAGATCCGCCGGGAGCTCGAATCGAACGCCCTCTGGCAGCTGGTGGACCGCGAGCACTGCTGGATGTGTCCTTTCTGCGGCGAGCTGAGGGATACCGTCCGGATTCCCTCGCGCCTCTCGATCGCCCAGGCGGCCGTGGAAAAGGTGTGGCGTCACCTCAACTTCGAGTGCCGCTCCTACACGGCCGCCCAGCCGCGGTACCAGCCGCGGGAAGAGCTGGAGGCGCGGATCCGGGAGATCAATCAGCTCAAGCTCGCCGCCTCCGTCAACCGGGTGGAAGCCCTTCAGACCAAGGTGCAGAAGCTGGAGGAGAAGGCCCAGTGGGCCACGCATCTCGAGAAGGGCGTCAAGATCGCCGCCACGCGGCAGCGCAAGCTTCTGCCCACGCGGCCGCCGCAGGTGGCCGGGTGCGACATCGCCTACACCTACCGGCCCGCGGAGGAGCTTTCGGGCGACTTCTTCGATTTCGTGGATCTGGGCGCCGGGCGCGTGGCCTTCGTCATCGGCGACGTGTCCGGTCACGGGATCGAGGCGGGCATTCTCATGGGCATGACCAAGAAGGTGCTCTCCATCCGCCTGGGGGAGATGGGCGACCCCGTCGCGGCCGTGCGCAAGACGAACGCGGATCTGGTCAAGGACATGGACCGCTCGAGTTTCGTGACGGCGGCGGTCGTGGTCTTCGATCCGGCCGCGCGCGCCCTCGTCTGCGCCCGGGCCGGGCACAATCCGCCCCTCCTCTACAACCCCGCCCGCGGGCCGGCGCCCCTGCGGCTCGAAGGGGGCGGCCTCATGCTCGGCATGGCGGCGCCCGACGTCTTCGACGCTCAGCTCGTCCCGCAGACCGTGGAGGCGCGCTCGGGGGACGTGCTCCTCCTCTACACGGACGGCCTGGAGGAGGGGAAGAACGCCGCCGGCGAGGAGTTCGGCCTGGCCCGGATCGTTTCGGTCCTTCAGGCTGAGGGGGCCAAGCCCGCCGCCTACGTCCTGGGCGCGCTCTTCTACGAATTCGACCGCTTCTCGGGCGGCGTCGTCCAGGAGGACGACCTGACCGCCATCTGCGTCAAGTTCCGGTGA
- a CDS encoding DUF1080 domain-containing protein, with protein sequence MRHAAAVIAWMTLAAPGIAQEGEGWRPLFNGKDLEGWDTWLGKPHRSVEVPGLKRTEKGDYLEPVGLNKDPKGVYSVVDFEGYPAIRISGEIWGALTTKEEFENYHLRLEVKWGRKKWPPRENAVRDSGLLYHCVGPHGAQSSFWMKSFECQIQENDFGDFFSVAGVIVDVEAERLDPANPKSPWVYRKGAPKQTGVTSRIVRHPRMDRLTEWNTVEVYAVGPTAVHVVNGTPNLVLTGLRHRADGKEVPLTRGRIQIQSEGAEVYYRNIAIRPISEIPRRLLE encoded by the coding sequence ATGAGACACGCGGCGGCGGTGATCGCATGGATGACGCTGGCGGCCCCGGGGATCGCCCAGGAAGGGGAAGGCTGGCGTCCGCTGTTCAACGGCAAGGATCTCGAGGGCTGGGACACGTGGCTCGGCAAGCCTCACCGCTCGGTTGAAGTTCCGGGCCTCAAACGCACGGAGAAGGGGGATTACCTCGAGCCCGTGGGCCTCAACAAGGATCCGAAGGGCGTCTACTCGGTCGTGGACTTCGAGGGCTATCCGGCGATCCGCATTTCGGGGGAGATCTGGGGGGCGTTGACGACGAAAGAGGAGTTCGAGAACTACCACCTGCGGCTGGAGGTCAAATGGGGACGGAAGAAATGGCCTCCGCGCGAGAACGCGGTCCGGGACAGCGGGCTTCTCTACCACTGCGTGGGGCCCCACGGCGCGCAGAGCTCGTTCTGGATGAAATCCTTCGAGTGCCAGATCCAGGAGAACGATTTCGGGGATTTCTTCAGCGTGGCGGGCGTGATCGTGGATGTGGAGGCGGAGCGGCTGGATCCGGCCAATCCCAAAAGTCCATGGGTCTACCGCAAGGGGGCTCCGAAGCAGACGGGCGTGACGAGCCGGATCGTGCGGCACCCGCGGATGGACCGCCTGACGGAGTGGAACACCGTGGAGGTGTACGCCGTGGGCCCGACGGCGGTGCACGTCGTCAACGGCACGCCCAACCTGGTTCTGACCGGCCTGCGGCACCGGGCGGACGGGAAGGAGGTCCCGCTGACCCGGGGAAGGATCCAGATCCAGTCCGAGGGGGCGGAGGTTTACTATCGAAACATCGCGATCCGGCCGATCTCCGAGATTCCCCGGCGGCTTCTGGAGTAG